In Natranaerobius thermophilus JW/NM-WN-LF, the genomic stretch TTTGCGCAAAAGCTTTATTGTCTCCCTAACTGCTCCCGCATTGGGATAAGGTCCAAAATAACGACCATGTTTACCCATTCGCCTGGCAATGATCAAGCGCGGGTAATCTTCTTCTGTAGTTATTTTTAGGTAAGGATAATTTTTATCATCCCTTAAGCTCACGTTATATTTAGGGCGATACTTTTTAATTAAATTATTTTCCAATATTAGCGCTTCTAACTCGGAATCAGTAACAATGGTTTCTATATCAGAAATCTTAGGGGTCATCACCTGTACTTTGACAGCTTTATTACCGGAATTAAAATATGAACGGACTCTGTTTTTTAGATTAATTGCTTTTCCCACGTATATCACGCGACCTTGCTTGCTTTTCATTAAGTATACGCCAGGTTTTTCCGGTAGATTTGCTAGTTTTTCTTGTAAGTCTTCTCTGGTCACTGTTACTTCCCCCTACAGCTATTATATTGGATTTAAAATATATTCTTAAAGTTATATTATATCATAACACTGTTATTGGTTTAACCGTATTTAAAAAAGCGGGAAGGCTGCCCAAAGGCTAAGCCGATTCCCGCTTTTTAAGAATCTCTTCTAAAAACTGTCCGGTATAGGATTTTTCATTTTGAGAAACTTCCTCAGGGGTGCCCTGGGCAATTATACGCCCTCCTTCTGAACCACCTTCAGGACCTAAATCGATAATATGATCTGCAGTTTTAATCACATCCAGATCATGCTCTATTACAATTACCGTATCTCCATTATTCACAAGTCTTTGTAAAACTCCCAACAATTTTTTAACATCGGCCATATGAAGGCCTGTAGTTGGTTCATCCAAGATGTATAGGGTACGTCCATTGCTTCTACGGCTAAGTTCAGAAGCCAATTTCACACGCTGTGCTTCTCCACCAGAAAGCGTGGTAGCTGGTTGCCCCAGTTTGATATAGCCCAAACCCACATCTGCAACTGTCTGTAATTTTCTTCTTATCTTGGGTATAGAAGCAAAGAACTCAAGGGCTGTATTGACATCCATGTCTAAAACGTCAGCAATAGTCTTACCTTTATATCTGACCTCAAGAGTCTCTCTATTATATCTTTTACCTTGACAGACTTCACAGGGAACATAAACATCGGGTAAAAAGTGCATCTCTATTTTTATAATCCCGTCTCCCTTACAAGCTTCACATCTTCCACCTCTCACATTAAAACTAAATCTACCAGGTTTATAACCTCTCATCCGGGCTTCAGGAGTTTCGCTAAAGATTTCCCTGATATGATCAAAAACACCTGTGTAAGTAGCCGGATTAGAGCGAGGAGTTCTGCCAATAGGAGATTGGTCAATCTCTATCACCTTGTCCAGATTTTCTATTCCTTTTATTTCTTTAAAATACCCTGGTTTCTTTCTTGCTTTGTGAAGTTTGGCAGCCAAACCTTTATACAGGACTTCATGAATCAAAGTACTTTTTCCCGAACCGGAAACTCCAGTTACACAATTAAGTATTCCCATGGGGATTTCTACATCAACATTATCCAGATTATGGGCTGCCGCTCCCTTAATATCAATTGACTTACCGTTTGAGCTCCTTCTCTTTTGTGGTGTCGGGATCACTTCTTCACCTTGTAAAAATTTACCTGTGATTGAGTCTTTTTGGTCACAAATATCATCTATTGTTCCCTGAGCTACTACATGTCCACCATCACGACCTGCCCCAGGGCCAATATCTACCAAATGATCTGCTCTTCTAATGGTAGTCTCATCATGCTCTACTACAATCAAAGTGTTTCCAATATCTCTTAGATTCTCTAAAGTCCTTATCAAACGTTCATTATCCCTCTGATGTAGGCCAATACTAGGCTCATCAAGGATATACAAAACTCCGGTTAAACTTGAGCCAATCTGAGTTGCCAATCTTATCCGTTGAGCTTCCCCACCACTTAAAGTTCCAGCAGACCTTTCCAGGGTCAAGTATTCAAGCCCCACGTCTTTAAGAAATTTTAGCCGTTCATTTATCTCTTTAAGAATTAGGCGGGCAATTTTCCATTCTTTATCAGTTAATTCAATATTGGTAAAAAAGTCTAAAGCTTCTTTGACGGTCATTTCCGTAACCTGACCAATATTCATGTCTCCAACTTTAACGGCTAGACTCTCGGACCTCAACCTTTTACCGTTACAGTGACTACAAGGAATCGAAGCCATATAAGATTCTATTTCTTCCCTAAATCTATCTGAATTTGTACTCTTATAATGGCGAGATAAATTCGGTATAATACCTTCAAAAACTCTGCTTCCTTCATACCAACGACCACGACCTGTTCTAAAACTAAATGAAAACTTCTCGTCTCCTGAACCGTACAAGAGAAGATTCTGTTCTTCTTTAGATAACTCTTCAAAAGGAGTATCCATATCAATCCCAAAACTTTGGCAGACGGCCGTCAACAAATTAAAGAAATACCCATCTTTATTTTTACTCCAAGGCAAAATTGCACCTTCATTTATTGACATGCTTTTATCAGGCACTATCAAATCTATATCAAATTCTCTCTTTTCACCAAGACCATCACAATGAGTACAAGCACCGTAAGGACTGTTAAAACTGAACATCCTAGGAGCTAA encodes the following:
- the uvrA gene encoding excinuclease ABC subunit UvrA, whose amino-acid sequence is MQDKLVIKGAREHNLKNVDLEIPRNKFVVMTGLSGSGKSSLAFDTIYAEGQRRYVESLSAYARQFLGQMDKPDVDYLEGLSPAISIDQKTTSQNPRSTVGTVTEIYDYLRLLYARVGRPHCPNCHKPITQQTVDQMVDQIITLPEGTKFQILAPIVRGRKGQHEKVLEDARKSGYVRARIDGDIKLLSEEINLEKNKQHTIEIVIDRLKMKSGIQNRLADSLESALSIADGLVNIHVLDEERELLFSQKYACIECGFSFPELAPRMFSFNSPYGACTHCDGLGEKREFDIDLIVPDKSMSINEGAILPWSKNKDGYFFNLLTAVCQSFGIDMDTPFEELSKEEQNLLLYGSGDEKFSFSFRTGRGRWYEGSRVFEGIIPNLSRHYKSTNSDRFREEIESYMASIPCSHCNGKRLRSESLAVKVGDMNIGQVTEMTVKEALDFFTNIELTDKEWKIARLILKEINERLKFLKDVGLEYLTLERSAGTLSGGEAQRIRLATQIGSSLTGVLYILDEPSIGLHQRDNERLIRTLENLRDIGNTLIVVEHDETTIRRADHLVDIGPGAGRDGGHVVAQGTIDDICDQKDSITGKFLQGEEVIPTPQKRRSSNGKSIDIKGAAAHNLDNVDVEIPMGILNCVTGVSGSGKSTLIHEVLYKGLAAKLHKARKKPGYFKEIKGIENLDKVIEIDQSPIGRTPRSNPATYTGVFDHIREIFSETPEARMRGYKPGRFSFNVRGGRCEACKGDGIIKIEMHFLPDVYVPCEVCQGKRYNRETLEVRYKGKTIADVLDMDVNTALEFFASIPKIRRKLQTVADVGLGYIKLGQPATTLSGGEAQRVKLASELSRRSNGRTLYILDEPTTGLHMADVKKLLGVLQRLVNNGDTVIVIEHDLDVIKTADHIIDLGPEGGSEGGRIIAQGTPEEVSQNEKSYTGQFLEEILKKRESA